The genomic interval CCACGATTGTACATGCCTCTTTGCCCGCACTGCCGGCCCTCTTTTGGCTGGCTCGCATACTTTCTGTTCTTTTCATTCTCTACGACACGATTTTATGAGGGTGGATTCCCGTCTGCTTCGACTTTTATAGCACCATAACCAGGGAAATGGGTTTGCTTGGATACACCAGGGGTATTacggatgggagggaggattgATTTTTCTTCGCGCTCCCctgttttttcttttcgctGTTCAGTTTACGtcttgatggatggggatAACAcatgtgtttttttttttttttgtttttttttgggttcaTAAGGAGCGGCAAATTTTTTTGGTATTGGTCAAGGGTTGTCGTGGTTTGTGGAAATGGCAGCATGGTATAggattgggaaggggagaaaCCCCCGAGCCAGTTTTGGCCGCTGATAATGTTtatgtttctttctttttttttctgttgtCTCTCGCTTCTCCCTTTTTCGAcgggggtggtttggtcgTCAGACAGACAACACACCTTTGCTCGATGCCCCTCGTTTCAGCTCAGCAACgccagctcatcaccacagATGGGcagaccaaggaggaggtaaTGGACGATGACACCGGAGACAATaatggtgtgtgtgtgtgtgtggtctCTGATAGAAGAGACAGGTGATCAGAAAGGTTGTCtgttggtgtgtgtggttttgATGCTTGTTAGAATAGCGAGATGAGAAAGAGCCAAGAAAGCGAGAGGGGGGGAGTTGGAttattactatagccggGATGGTGTAGAtagagggggatgggagaggtgggggggatggttgGTGTATATACCACTTGTATTTAAttagggagggggagtagtGCAGACACAATATCTTGAGAGAGTTGTGTGAGGCAGAAGGGAAGAATATATGATCAAGTTCAAGTACTTTGTGCGGGAAGTGAAGCGGGTTCTTGTTGAGCTGTGAACCCTCAAACCAAGCAATAAGGCTTCTTTCACATAGACACGAAGTATTCCAGCTGTGTTATCCAAAGTCATCTATGGCATCTCAACCAGCATGGGAGATAGTAGTTCGTCAATTTTTTGTCGATCTGAAGCACATAGGTACTTATACATGATGTTCGCGCAGCCTTACACTGCCCTTTATTTCATCTCTACCATGGAGGATACACTTCTTAGGAAGCCAGTCAAATATACCAAGGTCGCCTTGATATACAAAATCGTAACTGAAAAGCCAaaaaccctaacccagaATCCTGCAGGCCTTCTCCCTGCTGTGGCATCTCCACCAATCGAATGCAGGTACCCCTGCAGAGTCACGTGCACGTTGTCCCCCGTCCCAAGTTTTGTGGCGCAGGTGCAGGAGGCAGGATCCTTGGCGCTGCGTCACGTAACCTCCAGCCGCCGCAGCCGTtaccgtcgtcgtcgtcagtTGGCTCGATCCAGTGTTTCCAACATTCAACTACCTCCTAGCTACTGTCAACAAACCCCGAAGATAAACCCAACGAACCCCGATATCTTTTTGCACACGATATCCGATCGCACCTAACCACGAAATAATTCACCCTTTGAATCAACCCGCCTTGTGTGGCCTGAGGGGCTATACTCAACCACCGCGATGggcgccctcctctccctcccgctGATGGCGGTTCCAAGCCTAGGCACAGTACGcgacccccatcccccccaaagaaacatcaacaaagtgCGATAGACTAACGATATAACCACAGCTCCTCTCCTTCGGCGCAAGCTGCTGCGGAGCAGCAACCTGCTCAATGGTCTGCTCCGCCTGCGGAAAATGCGGCAACTCGGTCGCAACCCGCATAGCCTacgccctcatcctcctcgtcaactCGATCCTCTCCTGGATCATGCTCACAAAGTGGGCCATCGAGAAGCTCCAGCACCTCATGCTCGATTACGTAAAGATCAAATGCGGCGAGGGCGACTGCTACGGCTGGCTAGCAGTCCACAGAATCAACTTTGCGCTCGGCATGTTCCACCTCGTCCTTGCCGGACTGATGCTGGGGGTTCACTCCTCCAAGAACCCTCGCGCGGCGATACAAAATGGTTTCTGGGGTCCAAAGATCATTGCTTGGTTAGGGCTGATCGTGTTGACTTTTTTCATTCCGGATACGTTTTTCCAGTTTTGGGGGAACTACGTCGCGCTGATTTGCGCGATGCTGTTTTTGATGCTGGGGTTGATTTTGCTGGTGGATTTGGCGCATAATTGGGCAGAGTACTGTCTTGGGCAGATTGAGGAGTCCGAGTCGAAGACCTGGAGGGTGGTTTTGATTGGGTCGACGTTGGGGATGTATGTGGCTAGTTTGGCCATGACGGTGGTGCAGTATGTGTTTTTTGCCGGGTCGGGGTGTTCGATGAACCAGGCGGCGATTACGATCAATTTGCTGCTCTGGCTGGCCATCTCGGTCATTTCGGTGCACCCGACTGTGCAGGAGTATAACCCCAAGGCCGGGCTGGCTCAGGCGGCCATGGTGGCGGTATACTGCACCTATTTGACCATGTCGGCCGTGTCGATGGAGCCGGACGAGACGGAGGATAAGCACTGTAATCCGTTGATTGCGGGGCAGGGAACGAGGACTACGACTGTGGTTATTGGTGCTATTGTTACGATGTTGACGGTGGCGTATACAACCACCAGGGCGGCGACGCAGTCtcttggtttgggggggaaagTTGGGGGACAGATTCggctgccggaggaggacgaggttgattATGAGCACAGCCTCATCACCACGCAACCGGATAACTCGCGGCGTCAAATGCGTGCCGAGGCGCTGAGacgggcggtggaggaggggtccCTTCCGGCGGATGCGCTCTtgtcggatgatgatgatgatcatgttCATGGGCACTCACCCAATGGCGGGGCGATGGACGATGAACGGACGAGCACGCAGTACAGCTATGCCATGTTTCAcgtcattttctttttggcgaCGGCGTGGGTGGCGACGTTGCTAACGAGTGattgggatgatgggaaggtggcggatgggggggatTTTGCTACGGTGGGGAGGACGCTGTGGGCGAGCTGGGTCAAGATTGTGAGCGGGTGGGTTTGTTATGGGATGTATACTTGGACGCTCGTGGCGCCGATTGTGCTGCCGGGGAGGTTTGAGTTTGAGTAGGTAGGGGGAAGATGAGGGTTGAGAttgggaagagaggagggtgccgagagggaaggggtcaGGGAGAGTGTATTGCATAGTACAGCAGAGCTACTACGGCTGCAGATTctgggttttttttgggggggtgttttggagtttttgggCAAGTGTTTTGGTAGCAAGCAAGGGTGTGGTTATTCTTGTTTGTGGTGAATATATGGATAGGACCGAGACCATTCCCTCTATGGCCAACTGCTCCTTATGTTGAATGAAGAAAGTGTGAATACCTCCCAATAGGGACGCGGTGTCGGTCGTGGAAGATCACTGTTCTACAGCCTCATATAGCTCGGGACCTTATGTACCATCCGGCTCTCTCAAAGTCTTGATTCCACCTTACAATCTCAATCAAACATAGTGGGCTAGGTGGGATAGCAGGAACGGTGACAGGGAGCCTCGACTCTCCGAATCCTCCCCTAGGCCGCCCATTTATCCCCCCTCTACCCTTTCCTGTCCATCGATTCTTTCCCCCCACTGTCTAAGCTAGTTCAGGGGTGTGTCTGTCCATCTGCAGATATGATGCCGCTTTGTTACACATATTTACCCGTCAAGGTTCTCAGCCCCGTCTCACAATGCTGCAATGACGGAGAACCCTCTCTCCGCGCTGGTTAGATTAACATGGTCTCTGCTGAATACTGTAGGAAGCCgtcaccgaggccgagggagcTCTGGAAGTATGCACTGTACTCTCTACCTGCGTGTTCCACCAaataacccccccccaatctcTTCATGCCGTGCATGTCAATTGTGTTTGCCAAAAAGGCAATCTCGGCGAGATACCGAAAGTGAGCGAGGCCATTCCACAACCTTCTCACCATCGTGGGGTAAAATGACTTTTGTTGGTGTAGGTGCCGGTATTACATCATCCATGTACCtgtccttctcttctccataTCAAGACACATAAGGTATGTTCCCCCCTATCCCGAGACGAGCCGTCTCGCCCCGAACCTCCTTCACACCATCAGCCGAAGAGGGTGGTATGTAGGATCCGATACggcggaaaaggggggtCGTGTAATCTTGGGGGTCCAAGACGCATGTGGGAGAGGACATATGACCTTGTGATGGCGTCCTGCAAGCAGGGGAAAGTGAGGTAGGTGTGGTTGCGGCTTGATATCATGGTCCGGTGAGGCATCTAAAGTGCATGTAGATTATGCCCCCAAAGACCGACAAGCCCGGAAAACTATCGCGATGGGCTGGGCTCGGTACCTTTGCGATTATCTTGCTGAGTTGCGTGTAGGCCCTGCCGCCCAGCCGGCGTATGTcgctcctgctgctgctcagtcTCTGGTTCCTGTGCAGAAAGGAAAGCAAAATGTTTGCTCCCCCATATACCTACTCCCCCAGCTGCCATCCGTCAAAAGTGTGCAAGAAGAACTCAGTGTTATTCCCCATGCGCatgagagaagagagagggacGCATCGTAGAAATGGCGGAATCTTTCAGAGCTGCCCGACATGTATCCCGGCAACGAGCGAGCGGGCCAAACTTCCTCACCTAGAAGTaatccaacaacaccccaacccaagGTGATAACTGATCCTAATTCCGAGATCTACGGCCCGAATCTCGGCCGGAAGAAACAACCTTCCACGCATCGCATCAGGCCCAAACCTACCTAGCTTTTTGACAGGGAGGGCGCATGGAACAAAAACCTCCTTAAGCGAACTGCTGCTGTCAAACACGAAATGATAGGTGTCGTGCAAGTCTCCCCCCGccgcctacctacctacctacctacctacctacctacctacctacctacctacctacccacctacccacctacctaccacccacacccagaGCAGGAGATAGGAGAAACCGTCCCAGCGGTGCAACGACAACTGGGTCAAAACCAGGACGGAGACCATGCACCCAAGTGGCCTGGGGTAAccaggccgccgccgccgtgtttgtacaacaacaaaaagggTCACGCAAGAAAAAAGCGAGCAAtatccctccctctcctagCATTCTTCACCCCCAGCGGCGGCCGAGTCGCATCTTTCCTTGAGGTACACCAAAAAGATCctatcaccaacccccttccatccatccatccatccctccaTCCATCTATCTATCCGACACCGACCCCATCACCCTGGGCAGCATGTCGGCACCTCGTTCAAaagattggggggttgggcggGGTGTCAAACCACGAGCCTTGTCACAAGACCACTCCATTAGCCAGCTATCGTGCAAGGTGGCTTCGAACAAACGGGAAGCTGCAGCCGCATAAagggaggaagagttggGCAAAGCAGAACAAGGCCCAAACATCCACCGCTTTTCTGCGCTGATTCCGTCAAGATGCTGAACCGGGATAGCCGCTTTGGAAGTACAGCGCAGGAAATGTAAAATGctgtgtgtggtgttggcAGCAGGAAGAATAATATCTCGTCGAGATCGAGGAGAAAGCAGGATTCGAGGTTGCCCCCCGCAACACCAAGATGGTATTGTCATGATAAACGAGCatgcaaaagaagaagaccccGAAGCCACAGGAATCTCGCTGCAATATCTTGCAGCAGCGCATAACCCACAAAAGAAGCCAAGTGCTCTCTGCATGTACGGAGATGTCAGCAGCTGCCGTGCTTGAGAGAGAAAGCGGCAGCTAGACCTCCTGAGCACACTGGCAGCCTGAGGAGTCCGGGCTGCGAGAGTTCCCTCTGTAACCGCCGCATCCGAAGCAAACAAGCCTTCAACGACAAGCCTCCAGCATACACAgtcttctcggcctcgtcgGTCTTATCGAGCCGCGTTGCAGATATACAGCATACATCTGCACAACCCAAGCCCACAGCTGCGCGGCAATATCTGAGCTCTCTATATCTCGTAGACCGGTTGCCCCCCATGGGGGCCCGACCCTCTCTCGTCCGGCAGCATGCCAACAACGCATcgtgagaagaagaaaaaaggtgTGGTCGTACCATAGTTACTAGCAAACCACCACCGGTCGGAGGACAGCAGCGAATCGGCATCAGACGCAAAACGAAAAGACCAAATCCTCGGCTTGTATCAGAGGTCATCATTCTCATGACGCTTACCGATGTCATTTCGTGAGCAGCGCGCTGAGGCGTCGTTGATGATGCGTGTACCACCGAAATAACATCTTCGGAACAGGGACATGGCCTGAGACCGTGGGTGGGAAAAGTGAGCTGTCATGTCCACACCAAGATGGCCCAACGCACATCCAAGCCCCTAGGTGTCACAGCGACTGATCGGTCGCAGCATCCTGCAAAGTGAGCGGCTCAAACATCTGTCCCCGGTCAGTTGGGCATGGCGCAATGGTGGAAGTTGTCATGAGTGTAGAGGCAACGCTAGAGCGATCCCCCCGTTCCTTTCTATTCCTCTCGTTCTACCTCAGCGGCCTGGTGCGCGGGACGTCCCGCAACACCGAGGGCCGTCATCATACAGCTGGTCGTCTCAGGAGGATGACCAGAACATAAAagcaccatcctcccccggTTGTGCCATGGAGCAAGAAGGCTTCCTGTGCACCCGCAACATCACCACTCGAGAAGACCCCATCTGCccccacccaaaccccctttgCCCCAGGCGACCATGCCTCACAGCGTGAGAGATGACAAAGCTTCTGGGGACTACAGTCAAAGGTTCGTGATACCCAGCCGTTCTGCCGCATATTTTCCGAGGGGACTCCCTCTCACAAGTTCCATAGTTCCAGCCGACACCAGGtcactccccctccgtccAGTCAATCTGGGTCCTCCTCAAAGGAGGAATCGCCCATGCTGAAGGCTTGGGAAGCCGAGCATAACCCCagcaacctcaccatcaccgaaaCGCTTTTCCAGAGCGGGTTGACAAGGTGAGTCGTGATTGATCCTGTGTCTCCTAGGCAGTTGTTTTAGTAGTACTAAGCGATTGTAGTGCCCGCACTGGGACTTGAAGCACCGCCCGCAGCATCCGTTTGGGGTTGCTTTCGAGGCCGAGAGCGTGTTGTGATGAGGACAAGATTTTTGGCGTTCAACGTCTTGACAACGATATCCGTTGCCGTTGTATATTTCATTACTTTTGGTGTATCCCAGATATCCGCCCAGCATGCTTGTAAGGGGAATGAAACCAGATGAACATCCCAGACGCCCACCGTTTCCCGTGCAGTCCGAAAATCGTCAGTCGTAATGGCTAGGTGCGAGCCTAAGCTGATGGTGTCGAGCTTCCGCCGTTGGCCTCATTTGCGTGAAAGCCATCGATCGTCAGCGTCACAGCGCCGGCTTGCACAAGCTAGAGTCAAAATGTCAGACCGAGCCATGCATCAGAAAGCGGTTTGGGAATCACAACTTACAGCACGAGTAAGATCGTCGATGAGATCGTCCACGTCCTCGATACCCACACACAAGCGAATGATGTCCTCAGGCATCTGCCTCTCTGCCCTTGTCTTTGCGTCGATGCTAGCATGGCTCATACGGCATGGCATGCTGATCAAGCTATTGACACAGCCGAAACTGACACTGATACCCCAGAGCCTGGCAGCTTCCACTATCCTTTCGGAAAGGGCGACATCGCCAGTCTCAAAGGAAAGcacggcaccggcaccacgAGCCATGGACCAGTGCAGATCGTACTGGGGATGAGACCTGAGACCTGGATAGCGAACTTTGAAGCCGTGTGACTCGAGAAACTCGGCAATTCGTTGAGCGCTGGTCTGCTGCTTCTCCATGCGGATGGCCAGTGTCTTGACACCCCTCATGAGCAAAAAGGAGTCGTTGGGGGAAAGTCCACAGCCGGTAGCATTGATAGTAAAGTACATCTTGTCTCCGATCTCTGCGTCATTGACGGCAATGACACCGGCCATGATATCGTGGTGACCGGAGAGGTACTTGGTGCCGGACTCGTAGGAAATGTCGGCGCCGAGATCCAGAGGGTTGCAGAGCATGGGCGACAGCATGGTGTTGTCGACGACAACCAATGCCTTGCTGTTGGCCTCGTGCGATGCTCTAGCGATCGACGCGACATCGACGATCTTGATCAGCGGGTTCGTCGGCGTCTCCAGCAGAACCATGGCCGTCTTCTCCGTAATCACCTCCTTCACGGCGTCGAcgttggtggtgtcgacGTGAtgcacaacaaccccctggTTGTTCTTCAGATATGTCAGAAGCCGGTTCGTGCCACCATACAAATCATCGCCCGTGATAACCTCGTCACCCGGTTTCAGAAGGCGTGTAATGACATCCAATGCACCCATTCCCGAGCCGACAGCCAGGCAGCGGGTCGCATTCATGATCTTGGCCAGGTGGCGTTCAAGATGGGTCCGGGTAGGGTTTCCCGATCGAGTGTAGTCATACTCGTTGCCGCCGTTGGAAGACGTTTGCTTGAAGGTGGCCGACTGGTAGATCGGGATGCTCGAGGCACCATACTGGTCCTTGGAGTCAGTATAGACGAGCTCGGTTGCGAGAGCATACCGGCGTGACCCAGGGTGCGGACTCGATGGGGCaggtgatggggggagagCATGGCCATCGAGATCGACTCTGGAGAGGGCCTTCTTCGCGGCCTGCGCGGGCGTACTTGGGGAAGCCATTGGGAGCGAGTTCCTGTGTGGTGGGTGACAGGCAGGTGACTCAATATCAGGTTTGTTGGAGGCGGGGTGGTTTTTGCGGGATGGAAGCCGCAAAGCTAAGGTAGGTATCGGAAACacaagaggaaggagggcCAATGCTTTATGTTGTAGAGTCAAGAGTCGAGAAGACGATATGATACGGTATGATATGATATGGATTTTCCGGGGAAAACTGGATCGGCGCGGGACAGCGTTGCGTCTTTTCTCTCCACGAGTTGTCAGTATTCGATGATATGATTCggggattgggggttggCTGGTCAGTCTGTAACACACTGCCATCGCGACCGCTCTTTACTCCGGAGTCGGACAGGAGTTGTTCTGCTAGGGGGGTACTTGGGGTTCTGGTGGCAAACATGTGACAAATCAGGTAGCGCCGTAGCCAACTTACAGCAAAAGCGCAGTGGGTCATCCAAATGACGTGCTTGCCTGCCGCGGATGAACCCGTTTTGACAGCAATGTACGAGCTCACTTACATGGTATGATGACTCTGAGCAAAGAGCGAGGGCACTGTCACGTCAGCCCGTTACCGAAATCTCTTCCTGTCTGCCCTCTCATTCCTATGGGGTAATGAGGGGAACATGGTCATCCATCTTGATTTGCCGTGTCAGTGCCCAAGGCTCGGCTCCGGGCCGACAGCAGCCAGCACGCCGGCTAAAGGCTATGTCACGAAGTATCACTATCACCATGAGATAGAGACCTGTTTCGTGTGTTTGGTTGGTTATTTATTACTCTAAAGCAGACTTTGGAGATATTGGAGATGAAACTcgctcccccccccctgtCTGTCCAGCCGGGGAAGCATGCCGCTGTGTCAATCGCTTGTtccgccaacccccaatcTGTTCGTGATATACGAACAGACACTCTGATCTATCGCTGCTCGTTTGTCCTATCAATGCCATGAACCATGAACCATACACCCATCCCTCTAAGAGAGCGTGGTAACAACATCCTCTTCGAGTTCCTGCACATCACGCCATTCGCTTTCGGATTGCCCATTAGTAGCAGCAGGCGGTGGCACATGAAGGACCTGTCCGCCTCGCCGACCGAAAAAGTCATCGGTTCTGATACCGCGGACGCCCTCTGGGGCTACCCGGGACATGGACGCCCCGGACGCACGATGCTGGCGGATATACTCTCTCATGGGAACCATGGCGGCGTCGCGGCACGCTTCCTTGAGATCGCTTCCGGACATGCCCGCCGTGACCTTGGCAATATAGTCAACATCAAAGTCCGGATCACGCTTGGTATTCCCGAGGATCAATTCCAGAATGCGACGACGCTGCTCAGTTCCCGGAAGAGAAACAGGGAATTTCTTGGGCATTCTCCTGAGAATGGCCTCGTCGATGGCGTTTATCCTGTTGGTGGCACCGAGCACAACAATACGTGCAGGAACACCGGCGGCGTTGGACGAGGTGAGACCATCCCATAGCGTCATGAATCTGGGCAAGGTCAGGAATAAGACGGTATCAAACGGCAACAGGGGCCACTTACTCAGCCTTGACCATGCCACTGGCTTCGTGCTCGCCATTGTGTCGTTGCCCCAGCACAGCGTCAATCTCatcgatgaagatgatggcgggCTCAAGCTTGCGCGCCAGAGAGAAGACGGCACGGACCAGCTTGTTGGAGTCGCCATACCATTTTTCCGTAAGTGTCGAGATGTGAAGGTTGATGAACGAGGCACCGCTCTCGTGTGCCACAGCCTTTGCCAGCATCGTCTTGCCACAGCCTGGTGGGCCGTACAGCAGCACGCCAGATGGTGCAGCCAGGAGAGACCCACCATGCTGGTACAAATGTGGCATCGTTAATGGGTAGATGATAGCCTCCTTCACTTCTTCAATGATTTCCTCCAATCCTCCAATGTCGTCAAAGCCAACCGGGATGTCCTCTGGCGCGACGACCTCCAGTGCTACCTGGTTTTCGTACTCGTTCAGAACCAAGTCCTCAACGCTGGTCTTTTGTGATGCATCTGTGTTGGCTGCGTCATTTGCGCTGTTCTCGGCAATCTTCTTTCGTATCCTTTGCAGGTTCGCCTGTGCCCTTTTTCGTGTCGCTTCGTTCTTCTCGTGGTCTGGGTCGACTACCCGCGCAAAGTAGGGGGCGACGACATCTTTGAGTAGCAGGTATGCGGTTAGGGCCTGGGGGAAGGAGTCAGCAAACACAAGATCACACATGCGCACGTAGGGGACAGCATAGTCCGTACACCAGCTGCAAGGAGCATGCCCGAGGTCAAGCCCGCCCCCAGATCTCTTAAGCGCTTGTTGTCGCTCATGCTGTCAACGCAGCGGTGCGAGATGTCGCACAGCTGCTAGGTGTCGGTTCAACCAGAAGTGGGGTTTGAGGATTTCTGGCAGGTCAGACAAGGTAATAGCAATGGGTTTACAGGGTCGTTTATATAGGAGTGCCAATGGGTGATGTGTCGTGGCGAGGGGGAGTTGAATGCACCGAGGAGCAATGGCAGGTGTGCCGACAGCCAGCCCGCCAGCGGCATGACCCGACCGACGACCATGTGCAAGCGCCACTCAGTGGCTGAAAGACCAGGGGGTTTGTGCGACACTGAGTGGGCCTGGGCCACGTAGCTGGGTGCTCTAACCGTATCTGTAGTAGTTGCTACCAAGCGGTGGCCCATGCACAATGCCCCTCCTGCgccaaagtaaacaaactGCAAGGGCAACGCGAGCTGAGAGAGCCGCAAACCTTCCCCCTAACGCGTCGCTACTCAGGGCACTGCGCATCGCcacacttttttttttttttttgcgacTGCTGCTTGTAATTATTGCGTAAGGCTCAGGTGAAAACGGACGCACGGGACTCTTTGTGTCTCGAGCTATTCAACTTTTGGCATTTTTGTTTGAATTCATAAACGTCAAGGAATCCCAAGCAGGGGTTTGCTCGATGCTAAGAACGAAGATCCGCTCtcagctgctggagctggtggatTCGGATTCAGAAGACGGACTGGGTGGAATCGCGCgcacatcatcatcatcatcatcaacctcaactgCCGCTGCCAACATTGGAAGACCGCGCAAACTAAACTCCAagaaaacaaccacatccgCCATCATGCCgccaaagaagagaggagCTGCCACAAAGGCAACCGCCGCGTCAAAAGTCACCAAGCCAGAACCAAAGAACACCGCCACGACGCGTCGCGCTGCCGGGAGAGTCGCGGCAGCAGTAGAGAAGGAAGTCCTAGGAGATGCGCCAGCTGAGAACGCGCCGGCCGAGAAGCcagcaggaagaggaagagggagacgcGCCGCTGCGGCTACTACACCagtcgaagaagaagaagacacAGAAATGGCCGACACCACCACGTCAgaaaccaccaaaaccacccgcGGCCGTCCCAAGAAGACTGTCGCAGGTAGGAaaccctccgcctcctcctccccagacgAAACGGTCGAAATCCCAGAAACTCAACCCTCCGCCCTCGAGCCCGGAACGCCCATTTCCGACAACGACACAGCAGCCCCCACCATCgcacctccccaaccgcgCTCTTTTTCCGTCAGCCCCCAGAAGAAACGCCCATCcgtcaccacaaccacctcctcttccgaaGCAgacctccgccgccgcctagGCGACCTAACCAAATCCCACTCGGCCCTCGAATCCAAATACAACGCCCTCCGCgacaccaccgtcccccAAGCCGAGAAAACCTTTGACTTGTACCGGAAAACATCCGAGTCCAAATCCAAGCTCGCGGACCAGCTGATTGCCTCTTTAAAAGCCGAGCTTTCCACCGCCAAACAATCCAGCGCtgtcatcccctccctccaatCAGACCTGTCAACCGCCCAGGCTCAAATCGCGAAATTTGAGGCTCAGGTTGCGGAGCTGAACAAGACGATTGCGGAGCAAAAGACGGAGATCAAGGCGCTGAATATGAAGTTGGCTGCTGCGAGGAATGCGGAAGCGGCGGCAAATAGCAGGAGTGTGACGGCGCAGGTGCCGGGGAGtgcgatgaagaagacgttgggggttggtggggtgagggggacggggatgCAGGTGCAGGAGGCTACTTTGGCCGcgcagag from Podospora pseudoanserina strain CBS 124.78 chromosome 6, whole genome shotgun sequence carries:
- the TMS1 gene encoding Membrane protein tms1 (EggNog:ENOG503NW06; COG:S), giving the protein MGALLSLPLMAVPSLGTLLSFGASCCGAATCSMVCSACGKCGNSVATRIAYALILLVNSILSWIMLTKWAIEKLQHLMLDYVKIKCGEGDCYGWLAVHRINFALGMFHLVLAGLMLGVHSSKNPRAAIQNGFWGPKIIAWLGLIVLTFFIPDTFFQFWGNYVALICAMLFLMLGLILLVDLAHNWAEYCLGQIEESESKTWRVVLIGSTLGMYVASLAMTVVQYVFFAGSGCSMNQAAITINLLLWLAISVISVHPTVQEYNPKAGLAQAAMVAVYCTYLTMSAVSMEPDETEDKHCNPLIAGQGTRTTTVVIGAIVTMLTVAYTTTRAATQSLGLGGKVGGQIRLPEEDEVDYEHSLITTQPDNSRRQMRAEALRRAVEEGSLPADALLSDDDDDHVHGHSPNGGAMDDERTSTQYSYAMFHVIFFLATAWVATLLTSDWDDGKVADGGDFATVGRTLWASWVKIVSGWVCYGMYTWTLVAPIVLPGRFEFE
- the STR3 gene encoding cystathionine beta-lyase (COG:E; EggNog:ENOG503NW0R) — its product is MASPSTPAQAAKKALSRVDLDGHALPPSPAPSSPHPGSRRYALATELVYTDSKDQYGASSIPIYQSATFKQTSSNGGNEYDYTRSGNPTRTHLERHLAKIMNATRCLAVGSGMGALDVITRLLKPGDEVITGDDLYGGTNRLLTYLKNNQGVVVHHVDTTNVDAVKEVITEKTAMVLLETPTNPLIKIVDVASIARASHEANSKALVVVDNTMLSPMLCNPLDLGADISYESGTKYLSGHHDIMAGVIAVNDAEIGDKMYFTINATGCGLSPNDSFLLMRGVKTLAIRMEKQQTSAQRIAEFLESHGFKVRYPGLRSHPQYDLHWSMARGAGAVLSFETGDVALSERIVEAARLWGISVSFGCVNSLISMPCRMSHASIDAKTRAERQMPEDIIRLCVGIEDVDDLIDDLTRALVQAGAVTLTIDGFHANEANGGSSTPSA
- the MSP1 gene encoding mitochondrial dynamin GTPase Msp1 (COG:O; EggNog:ENOG503NVTE); translation: MSDNKRLRDLGAGLTSGMLLAAGALTAYLLLKDVVAPYFARVVDPDHEKNEATRKRAQANLQRIRKKIAENSANDAANTDASQKTSVEDLVLNEYENQVALEVVAPEDIPVGFDDIGGLEEIIEEVKEAIIYPLTMPHLYQHGGSLLAAPSGVLLYGPPGCGKTMLAKAVAHESGASFINLHISTLTEKWYGDSNKLVRAVFSLARKLEPAIIFIDEIDAVLGQRHNGEHEASGMVKAEFMTLWDGLTSSNAAGVPARIVVLGATNRINAIDEAILRRMPKKFPVSLPGTEQRRRILELILGNTKRDPDFDVDYIAKVTAGMSGSDLKEACRDAAMVPMREYIRQHRASGASMSRVAPEGVRGIRTDDFFGRRGGQVLHVPPPAATNGQSESEWRDVQELEEDVVTTLS
- a CDS encoding hypothetical protein (EggNog:ENOG503NX7P; COG:S), whose translation is MLRTKIRSQLLELVDSDSEDGLGGIARTSSSSSSTSTAAANIGRPRKLNSKKTTTSAIMPPKKRGAATKATAASKVTKPEPKNTATTRRAAGRVAAAVEKEVLGDAPAENAPAEKPAGRGRGRRAAAATTPVEEEEDTEMADTTTSETTKTTRGRPKKTVAGRKPSASSSPDETVEIPETQPSALEPGTPISDNDTAAPTIAPPQPRSFSVSPQKKRPSVTTTTSSSEADLRRRLGDLTKSHSALESKYNALRDTTVPQAEKTFDLYRKTSESKSKLADQLIASLKAELSTAKQSSAVIPSLQSDLSTAQAQIAKFEAQVAELNKTIAEQKTEIKALNMKLAAARNAEAAANSRSVTAQVPGSAMKKTLGVGGVRGTGMQVQEATLAAQRKEDLYADLTGLIVRGVNVGGEGVEFDCLQTGRNGTLHFKLTMSSGDGDESQCEYNPMLDTNRDRALIDVLPEFLVDEIAFPRAQAGKFYQRIMRALNES